A region of Bradyrhizobium sp. SZCCHNS1050 DNA encodes the following proteins:
- a CDS encoding long-chain fatty acid--CoA ligase: protein MERIWLKHYPAGVPADIDPGKYPSLVDLLEESFRKFADRRAFICMDKAISYRELDDMSVAMGAYLQGLGLAKGARVALMMPNVLQYPIAISAVLRAGYAVVNVNPLYTPRELEHQLKDSGAEAIIVLENFAHTVQQVVGHTQVKHIVVASMGDLLGFKGVIVNLVVRRLKKMVPAFSLPGAVPFNDALAAGRGKRFQKPAIGPDDVAFLQYTGGTTGVSKGATLLHRNVVANVLQNDAWLQPVMDKPPHVDQLLIVCALPLYHIFALTCCFLLAVRAGGANLLIPNPRDIPGFIKELMKYQVTTFPAVNTLYNGLLHHPDFRKIDFSKLKVSNGGGMAVQRPVAEQWKQVTGCSIAEGYGLSETAPVLTCNVPTSTEFTGTIGLPLPSTWLSIRDDDGNEVPLGQPGEICAKGPQVMAGYWNRPDETAKVMTADGFFRTGDVGVMAADGSVKIVDRKKDMILVSGFNVYPNEVEEVIATHPGVLETAVIGLPDEKTGEVVKAFVVKKDPNLTSEDIIKHCHEQLTNYKVPKQIEFRTELPKTNVGKILRRELRDEKKKPAAAA, encoded by the coding sequence ATGGAGCGCATCTGGCTCAAGCACTATCCGGCCGGCGTTCCCGCCGATATCGATCCGGGCAAATACCCGTCGCTCGTCGACCTGCTGGAAGAGAGCTTCAGGAAATTCGCCGATCGCCGCGCCTTCATCTGCATGGACAAGGCGATCAGCTATCGCGAGCTCGACGATATGTCGGTCGCGATGGGCGCCTATCTGCAGGGCCTGGGGCTGGCAAAGGGCGCGCGCGTCGCGCTGATGATGCCGAACGTGCTGCAATATCCGATCGCGATCTCCGCGGTGCTGCGCGCGGGCTACGCGGTCGTCAACGTCAACCCGCTCTACACGCCGCGCGAGCTCGAGCACCAGCTCAAGGATTCCGGCGCCGAGGCGATCATCGTGCTGGAGAACTTTGCCCACACGGTGCAGCAGGTGGTCGGCCACACCCAGGTCAAGCACATCGTCGTCGCCAGCATGGGCGACCTGCTCGGCTTCAAGGGCGTGATCGTCAACCTCGTCGTCCGCCGCCTGAAGAAGATGGTGCCGGCGTTCTCGCTGCCGGGCGCGGTCCCCTTCAACGATGCGCTCGCCGCCGGACGCGGCAAGCGCTTCCAGAAGCCCGCCATCGGTCCGGACGACGTCGCCTTCCTGCAATATACCGGCGGCACCACCGGCGTCTCCAAGGGCGCCACGCTGCTCCACCGCAACGTCGTCGCCAATGTGCTGCAGAACGATGCGTGGCTGCAGCCGGTGATGGACAAGCCGCCGCATGTCGATCAGCTGCTGATCGTCTGCGCGCTGCCGCTCTACCACATCTTCGCGCTGACCTGCTGCTTCCTGCTCGCGGTGCGCGCGGGCGGCGCCAATCTCTTGATCCCCAATCCGCGCGACATCCCCGGCTTCATCAAGGAGCTCATGAAGTATCAGGTCACCACCTTCCCGGCCGTCAACACGCTCTACAACGGCCTGCTGCATCATCCTGACTTCCGCAAGATCGATTTCTCCAAGCTTAAGGTCTCCAACGGCGGCGGCATGGCCGTGCAGCGCCCGGTGGCCGAGCAGTGGAAGCAGGTGACGGGCTGCAGCATCGCCGAAGGCTACGGCCTGTCGGAGACCGCGCCGGTGCTGACCTGCAACGTGCCGACCTCGACGGAATTCACCGGCACCATCGGCCTGCCGCTGCCGTCGACCTGGCTCTCGATCCGCGATGACGACGGCAACGAAGTGCCGCTGGGACAACCCGGCGAGATCTGCGCCAAGGGCCCGCAGGTGATGGCAGGCTACTGGAATCGTCCCGACGAGACCGCCAAGGTGATGACGGCGGACGGCTTCTTCCGCACCGGAGACGTCGGCGTCATGGCCGCGGACGGCTCGGTCAAGATCGTGGACCGCAAGAAAGACATGATCCTGGTCTCCGGCTTCAACGTCTATCCGAACGAGGTCGAAGAGGTCATCGCGACCCATCCGGGCGTGCTGGAGACCGCCGTGATCGGGCTGCCGGATGAGAAGACCGGCGAGGTCGTCAAGGCGTTCGTGGTGAAGAAGGATCCCAACCTCACCTCCGAGGACATCATCAAGCACTGCCACGAGCAGCTCACGAACTACAAGGTGCCGAAGCAGATCGAGTTCAGGACCGAGCTGCCGAAGACCAATGTCGGCAAGATCCTGCGCCGCGAGCTGCGCGACGAGAAGAAGAAGCCGGCAGCAGCGGCCTGA
- a CDS encoding D-alanyl-D-alanine carboxypeptidase family protein, which yields MQTLRLLFRYAPIKIIALAAALVLAPRWAHAEALLLVEADTGKVLEAQNATYPWYPASVTKLMTAYVTLKAVKDGRITLDTLFTVSPTAASQSPSKMGYRPGTQVTVDNALKMMLVKSANDMAVVLAEGVGGSIDGFSAMMNDTARKLGMTQTSYVNPNGLPADGQITSARDLAILARAIIRDLPEYEYFVHIPSIRYGRRVVQNFNKLIGRYPGADGFKTGFICASGYNLVASATRNGKRLIAVVLGASSGQMRAVRAIQMLDRGFNGNQLSWLKSPLGTVDQLPPVDATPPNLRDDMCNGRRHRPASDDDEDTVAGADGEATGGTLLAGLQTPTMKPSELLAAAPAPSEPVLVYTGPTRTGAALIAAVAADADAQTATKHRGKKAHAAARKDAKPATRTAAKTDADAKAAAKPQAKPAEAKPGAARHVAAKHEAGGKTAEKAGSDAPKPTKPKAAAKPKTDGKPAPKDG from the coding sequence GTGCAGACGCTTCGCCTGTTGTTCCGCTACGCCCCGATCAAGATCATCGCTCTCGCTGCCGCTCTCGTGCTCGCGCCGCGCTGGGCCCATGCCGAGGCGCTGCTGCTCGTCGAAGCCGACACAGGCAAGGTGCTGGAGGCGCAGAACGCGACCTATCCGTGGTACCCTGCATCGGTCACCAAGCTGATGACGGCCTATGTCACCTTGAAGGCGGTCAAGGACGGCAGGATCACGCTCGACACGCTGTTCACGGTCTCACCGACCGCGGCATCACAGTCGCCGTCGAAGATGGGCTATCGGCCCGGCACGCAGGTCACCGTCGACAACGCACTGAAGATGATGCTGGTGAAGTCCGCCAATGACATGGCGGTGGTCTTGGCCGAGGGCGTCGGCGGCTCCATCGACGGCTTCTCGGCGATGATGAACGACACCGCCCGCAAGCTCGGCATGACGCAGACCAGCTACGTGAATCCGAACGGACTGCCTGCCGACGGCCAGATCACCTCGGCGCGTGATCTCGCGATCCTGGCGCGCGCCATCATCCGCGATCTTCCCGAGTACGAATATTTCGTCCACATCCCGTCGATCCGCTACGGCCGCCGCGTCGTGCAGAACTTCAACAAGCTGATCGGGCGCTATCCCGGCGCCGACGGTTTCAAGACCGGCTTCATCTGCGCCTCCGGCTACAATCTCGTGGCGTCGGCGACCCGCAACGGCAAGCGCCTGATCGCGGTGGTGCTCGGCGCCTCCTCGGGACAGATGCGCGCCGTGCGCGCGATCCAGATGCTGGACCGTGGCTTCAACGGCAACCAGCTGAGCTGGCTGAAGTCGCCGCTGGGCACGGTCGATCAGTTGCCCCCCGTCGACGCGACGCCGCCCAACCTGCGCGACGACATGTGCAACGGCCGCCGCCACCGACCAGCCAGCGACGACGACGAGGACACCGTTGCCGGTGCGGACGGCGAAGCGACCGGCGGCACCCTGCTCGCCGGCCTGCAGACGCCGACCATGAAGCCGTCCGAGCTGCTGGCGGCGGCGCCCGCCCCGTCCGAGCCGGTGCTGGTCTACACCGGCCCGACGCGCACCGGCGCGGCGCTGATCGCCGCCGTCGCCGCCGATGCCGACGCGCAGACCGCGACCAAGCACCGCGGCAAGAAGGCGCATGCCGCCGCCCGGAAGGACGCCAAGCCGGCGACCCGGACCGCCGCCAAGACCGATGCGGATGCGAAGGCCGCTGCGAAGCCGCAGGCCAAGCCGGCTGAGGCCAAGCCGGGCGCGGCCCGCCACGTCGCCGCCAAGCACGAAGCCGGCGGAAAAACGGCGGAAAAAGCCGGCTCCGACGCGCCCAAGCCCACCAAACCCAAGGCTGCCGCAAAGCCGAAGACGGACGGCAAGCCCGCGCCGAAGGACGGCTGA